DNA from Drosophila gunungcola strain Sukarami chromosome 3L unlocalized genomic scaffold, Dgunungcola_SK_2 000014F, whole genome shotgun sequence:
AAGGGGGGTTCAAAAGCatatgctgctgctgtgaATTGGAAATAGCGCGTACTGAGCGGAGagcattacgtatacgtacgGGTGGTCGCGGTCCGTTAATCGGGCGTCCGTGGCGCGTCGAATACCGTTACAAACTGAACGCAGGCCACAAGCTCGGAAATCCTTTTTGGCCTCAGCCGCTGCCGCTGGtgctgcctctgcctctgccgcaGTCGCTGCCTCAGTCGGCGTCGCTGCCGCCCTCTCACTCTTTCTTACTCTCACTATTTGTCGCCATGCtgccaaaagcaaaacaaagagCGATGGCCGCATCAGCTGATTGCCCTGTTTCATTGCCATTCCCGTTGCTTTTGCAGCGGAGGCTGCGCGCGGCTCTCTTACTCTCTCCCACGCATTTCAGgaacactggaaaaaaaaaataatatgataTGAGGTAAATCCGTAAACTTTACTCTTACCATTTAATATGGTCGATCTGGTTGTGCaatgaatttatttgaaaagttaaagttgggcattgtattgtattgtattgaaACTTTGTTTAATATGAAACATTTGACCAAAGGCCAAGTCTCAGTTCTAAAAGGTTTTGTTTCATCGTAtatcttttattaaattttaaataaaccgAAGCGAATAGTATAAGGTGGTAAGTGTTAGGACGCTAAAATTTCCATTAATGATTATCATaccttaataaattttaatcaagttgaattctttttatatatacttattttaatatatatttttttgatttttaagtattattatattatataaaacgATACAAGACATTACTTACATAAACAAATGTATATCAAATTTTCTTGACTGTGTGGTAAAGAGAGGGAGCGGAGCAACGATGCTAATCCAAAGATGCCAAGTTTGTTAACGTTTCTCGTGTttgcatttcaaatttatgATATGCATCTTTCAGTGAAAACTTCGACCAGACGTGCCGCTACTTTTGGAGGGATAGAAAGTAGAAAGAAAACTTGCAAGATAGAGGAATCTACAAAATCCATTTAGTTTGATTATTTTCAGATAAATGGAGAGcatcaattattttaaattaaacattaaataaaaccgTTAACAACACTTTTGTATCGAGTATTTTATATGTGCAACCAgtacaaaagaaattaaaattacaaagccaattcaaaaaattcacaaattgtttatctaaatttttgaattgttgaactaattgttattattattattattcacaaacattttcgtaacaatcaaaaatattaaacacatTATATGAATTAATCACATTGTGCAAATGGAGGAAATAAATTACTCAGaattagaatttaatttaaatattttctgacACCTGTTTGATGATAACAAATTGAAGATGGtagcaacaattttttttttatttctttagcAATGTACGGAAATACCTCCCCACAACCTAGAGCTTTGTTTTGGTTCCTTTCTTGTATATTGATTATTTCGTCGGTTCCATGGCCTTTATGGGTGTCGTATATATACAATGGGAAGTCCAAATGCCGCCAAGCCTTCGGTTCGCCACTTGGTGTGATTTTGGGCCTGCGGCCTCGATGGAATTTTGTAGCTGAAATTCACGAAACCGAAAATTAGGGCTGTCCCCAGCTCCTTAACGCTGACCCGCTTTTGGGTTTTCGGCAGCCGGAGCTTTAACTTTAATGCCAATTAGGTCCTGCGCGGGTGAACCGCCATTAGTGATTACGGAATGTTCGGGCCCACTTCAAATTCAGTTAGCGAAGGTGCGTGCGATACAAGCTTCCGCTGCAGTCGGTAAACTTTCTCTGCATTTCATGAATACAAACAAGGCGGGTCAGATGAAGAAAGATTGGCGTACACAATCTAATCCCCCACGGATACGTCTCCTTGAACTAGCTGGGGAAATGCGAAATGCTTCCGATACATGTCGATTCAGTTACGGATTAGTTCGTCGTCCGTGTCCCAAAATTAGTTGTCCGTTGTTAACTCCTTAAGCCGGAAGGACTTTATCTAGTAGCACATCTAAGTTCATTCGCATGgaggaatatttaaataccaaATACGGATATTAAGCTAATAAGGGAGCAATAACATTTATAGCAAACTGGACAAAGTCTTTCTACTAAActtctttgattttaaaaatttatttaaatttaaataaattcaatttatttaatttacatataaaataagaaaaaacaagaaatttcACTTGAACGAAATGAATTGAACACCCTTTGGCGTTTCGAggggtttttaaatttaggttgtaaaattatctttttatttcCTTCATATCACAGTTACTTGTTTTATCCCATCATCGCCATAAGCCCAGTATTTACCTTTTCATCTGTTATTGAAATCCAGAAGACACGTTCAAATGCAGCCTTCAGATAAAAGTGCAAAGGCAAGTACAAAACACTCGTGGATTTCCGAAAGGTCGCGTGTCCTCGGCGCTGTTCTTATTGGCATCCTCATCCGGTTCCGCGCACTGTTTTGCATATTCCAGTACTAATGGCCGGTTGGCCGCTTGGCCGCACGCCACACTCGCATGAATAGCTTGGAAAGCCAGTTTGGAGCTCCTTCGTGCTGGCATGCCATTTAAAAACATCCCATAAACATTTTGCTCAGTCCAGTATTTAAAAAGGCTGCATGCGAAATTTTAGCGAACATAACATCAAAGTTCAAAAGTGGCCaacttaattaatataatgagTAGCGCAATAATCCAAATTGCGAGGTCCTTGACATATGGtgcaatacaaaatttaaggcTTGATCaacagtttttcaaaaagactttattttatatttattacaatttttattttagaaacaacatggaaaaaaaatgttttatacttaaatacttttagtACAAGGTTGGGACCTCAAGCTAAACATCATTGACCTAGGTAGCACCCGTTAATCGCACTTTGGTCTCCGGTGAACACCTGTGCACGCCAAGAGAATTACATGACAGAGTTTACGTATACGAACTCAATTAGTGCAAGTGAGTTCCAGTAAATagcaattgaaaaaataaacacttgttttaataaagttgaaaattaaaagagagCAGGTGTCGAAAgtattaaagaaattattgatattaaaatgATTCTTCGTCTGTGACTTTAATGTTTAAGAtttggttaaaaatttttttttttgatcttAATTTGGTAAgctattatatataaataatttgtattacttaaataaattttaagaaatttgtccaaatttaaaacgaaCCACGTTAAATGCACTCTAAACtaatcacaattttaatataaatgaagttactaattttaaaaatgcatcaCAAGAGTTATTTCGGGTTTGGGTCGTTTAAACGTTGTCAAAATCaatgataatttttttctgtcgGGGGAGGTGTCGGGTATATTCAACACCCGCTGCATCTAGCATCTTCTTGGAAGCCACGTACTTGGGCTTACCGGCATACTTGTCGGACAGGAAGAGAACCTCAGAAATGCCCGCCTGtaagatttattaaaattaaatcaaaaaagagTTAATGTATAGTTATGctcaagaaaaataatttgccAAGAACCCATGAATAAaccttttaatttatgttaaaatagttttaatagttttaactAAGTgatagaaaacaaatttccaTTGGACACAAATttagttcaaataaaaaaaattggaccACCATTTTTTATATGCGACATATAATGTTTTCCAATTTATGacaagaaatacatttttagaaaccacaaaataaagtttaatacattttagaagtcttaaaatataaacaatttctttACCTTTAAAACTGTACCATTTGAGTAAGAaccatattttatttccagTTCTGATGGAACAGATCAAATGAGGTTCGTGCTTACCTGTATTATGAGTTTGGCGCATTCGTTGCAAGGAAAGAGTGTGGTATAGAGACGGGTTCCAGTTAAACCCATGCCGTTGTTGTTAAGGATCGCATTGGCCTCCGCATGCACCACGTACATCTTCTTGTCCTCCAAGAAGAAATGGGATTTTGACCACGGAAACTCGTCGTCGCTGCAGTTGCGGGGGAATCCATTGTAGCCGATGGACACTATCCGATTCAGGGAATCCACGATGCAAGCTCCAACTTGGGTCACGGGATCTTTACTGCGCTGGGCTGAGAGCAAGGCGGTGGCCATGAAGTAGTCATCCCAGTGCAGATAGCCTTTTCTCTTATGGTTCACAGGCGACTCTGAATCCACGGTATTTGTGTCTTGAGCGGGAACTTCTTGGGACATTTTACTAAAATAAGTAGAAGGTATCTAtcagtttattgtttttttagagAAATCAGAACATTTCAAagctacatttattttttctcactTGCTTCACAATCAAAAATGCAATATTCTgttggatttatttttttatttttataatcatctaaataaatgtaaaacaaatgcATTCATCCTTTTCGTTGACATTTTCAAAACcaataaatgattaaaataagCTATACATATGTATTGTAGCACATTATAATTAGCGATAAGGCTAATAAAGGCGTTGAACACAATTGGTTAATGCCGTTGAAAGAAAAAAGTATTGTAAATGATTGATTAAACACAATAAGagaaaattcataaaaaaccaaggtttccttaaaaaaaaaaaccatttcggttttgtaaaaacaaagaGAACAAATTTAGTTGTCACATTTTCCGT
Protein-coding regions in this window:
- the LOC128260164 gene encoding probable deoxycytidylate deaminase — its product is MSQEVPAQDTNTVDSESPVNHKRKGYLHWDDYFMATALLSAQRSKDPVTQVGACIVDSLNRIVSIGYNGFPRNCSDDEFPWSKSHFFLEDKKMYVVHAEANAILNNNGMGLTGTRLYTTLFPCNECAKLIIQAGISEVLFLSDKYAGKPKYVASKKMLDAAGVEYTRHLPRQKKIIIDFDNV